The Erinaceus europaeus chromosome 4, mEriEur2.1, whole genome shotgun sequence genomic sequence CTTTAGAGATTTTAGAAAACTATTTCTATATGGAGTTGGAGTTATTCACatctttcctttccccctcccttacCCTTTTTGAATTTAAATAGGAGTTCTTATCTTCAACTCAGAAAATGTATGGTGCTGAGTTGGCCAGTGTGGATTTCCAGCGGGCCTCAGAAGATGCAAGGAAGATGATAAATGAATGGGTCAAAGGGCAAACAGAAGGTAAGAGAACGAGAAggatatatgtttcttttttctgctcCTCCACTTTCCTTAATAGTGCTTTCAAATTTAAATTTTCTGCGAAGTGGAAAGCTAAACAAGATTTAACTACAGAAGCTATGTTTTCCCACATAAGTTCCCCAGAGACTACATTTTAAACTTAAAACTAATGTAGAATGTAGCATAAAAGAAATACATCTAACCAGTCCCAGAttgtttaatatatacatatatggcaaGGAAGATCATACTTGTGAATCAGTTTTCACAAGCTATGTGGCATACTTCATGTCTAAGAAGTCAGACATAGAGTAGATAGGATTAACTCTTACCTCTCCACTCATGAAATGAGTCAAGGCACCTACAGATTCCTGTTTTCCATATTAGGAATTGTTCAAGGCCATGTTGTAGTTATAGGTGGAGATGTGTTTCAGTAGGGTCACTATCCTACCTCTaggatatttgtttaaaaaaattttacttattcacTACATATCAGAGTTTCATATAGTACAGGCCAGGCCAGAGCACCACACTGGTACAGAGGCTTGTGGAAAATTCACTTGGTCGATTTGAAAAGACTGCCATTCACAAAGCAAAATGCTCATTGTTTATAGCatacttttaaaaaggagaattttcttatttttagacCCTTAACACATTTGACTTGCTATAAAGTGTGGGCCCTATTTGGGGGGAGTGTAATTGTGTCATCCTGATCTGTCTCATGAATTGTTTTATTCAAAGTAGAAAGATaacactagtaaaaaaaatttttttaaagtggaaaCATACCAGTAGGACTTTCTAAATACTCTGTTGCAGGGAAATGAAGTAGAAAGAATGCATTTAAGGCATAGGAGACATTTCATCCAATCAACTTCACATACTCTCTCCGCCCCCCTCCTCCCTTTACCTCTATCTGTATTAAATTTGAAAAGAAGCAGTCTACTGGGAGTAGTGGAACCACCCCAGTGTCAAAGTGTTTAACTGCAATTCACTGTGAATCAAATGTCAGTTCACCCCTGGAAttctaaggggctgggcagtgacaaatcaggttaagcgcccatagtacgaagtgcaaggacctgagcccggatcccgatttgagtccctggctccccatctgcagggacattgcttcacaaatagtgaaccaagtctgcaggtatttgtctctctctttccctctctatcccttctcaacttctctctgtcctatttaaaaaaaaaaaaaaaaaaaaagatggccaccggcagcagtggatttgtagtgcaggtactgagccccagcaataatcctggaggcaaaataaaatttaaaaaaatctggaatTCTCATGTGTGGATttacaatcaaacaaacaagacttactttttcttttttttaggaaaaATCCCAGAACTGTTAGCAGCAGGTGTGGTTGATAACACGACTAAACTCGTGCTAGTGAATGCCATCTATTTCAAAGGAAAATGGCAGGAACAATTCAGGGAAGAGGCCACCACTGAAGCACCATTTAGGTTGAGTAAGGTAAGGTGAGGCCGCTGTCTAAAGGACTCTGCTCTATAAGGATGCAGATAATAGAGAATTATTTGTTTTTTCAACTCTTCAGAAAGACACCAAAGTGGTGAAGATGATGTATCAGAAGAAGAAATTTCCACTGGGTTACATTGAGGACCTTAAGTGCCGTGTGCTTGAATTGCCTTACAAGGACAAGGAACTCAGCATGATTATCCTGCTGCCTGATGACACTGAAGATGAGTTTATGGATCTCAAGAAGGTAATGCACCTGTGTTTCTTGCTTCCATTTTGTATCTGATTCTTTTGTGACTATCAAGTGGGCTGTCCTTGATAATGTGTTTACTGATATTACTAATTCTTTCTCATTCTATTGATATTTACTATGCCAGAGccctaaaataaattttcagtaaGCAGTTATGGTTGGGAACTTCAGATGCATACTAAATGCATCATTGGTCAATAGCACCTTGTGGAAGTTCTCTTAAATGAACTAAAATGGctgtttatatgaaaaaaaaaaaaaaccttcaaattCCAGAACAAATATAGAGCTACTATAACATCCCATTTTTGCTGCTAACTCTCATCACAATTCATATCTATTGTTATTTAAATTTCCAATAGCTGCATGATAGATGAGACTCAAAGTGACATAGCAGCTTGAAAGTTATCTATTTTTCAGTATAAGCTCTCTAGAGATTTCTATAACTAATTTGAAGACTGTGGCATCTTTTGCCAGGGTTGGGCTTAGGCAAAACTGTTAAGATTATGCTTTTTCCTCAGTATCTCTAGATCactatgtgttttttttctaattgctATCAAAAGGAACCTAAGTATAATAATTTAGTCTATAGAagatatattaaaattaatatgtttcctctttctgttataTGTCTATGATGTCTCTTTTCTGACCATAAAGTCTCATGAAAAGCTAGAGAGGTAGCTTACTGGGTAGGGTGCCTACTTTACCTTGTGTGACTCAGGCTCAATTCTTTGCACCACATAGAAGTATCAAGGAAAGCTtgatatatgaatgaaaaagccGACTAGGAGTCATGAAATCACATGTAGGCAAGACCCATGCTCTGCcaagaaaagaagaggggaaaaaaaaaaaggaaaaaattcccAGGAAAAGAATAATCAGCATCAGTAGGACAATGGTTCTATTCTAATCCGTAGTGGTAATAGCTGGCATATATATAGAATTTACTATCAGCCAAACACTTTATGAAAATTAATgcttgggcccaggtggtggcactgttgaaatttaaatttaaagggGGCTTTAGCAGCGACACATAAAAGATTAACTGCAGGGTGCTaagaatgggtttaaacaattaGAGGCTTTATCTGGGTGATGCAGGGCAAAAAGGCAAATatctaggtactgcaaaataagcggctccatttaaggttaagcaaaagagaggtttatatataaacaaacaaacaaacaaacaaaaaaccactgtGAATGTGAGGGGGGAAGTCTAGCTAAGAAAATGGGCAAAAGTCCAAAGTCTGAAACCAACTTACCCGAGATCACCACATGAAAAGACCAGGATCAGTCTGGAGCCACACCAAATGGAGAGTGCCATGACAAAGGTAATCCAATTGAGAGTGTGAGCTGCTGCaagtccttgcaatttgtacaTTCCCTAGTTAGTGTGTTTGCCCCAGGCTGATGTCATTcgtatgctaattgtcccaaactccTTTGGGGGGTCACAACAGTGGCACGCCTAgttaaaggcacacattacagtgcacaaggacccagttcaagctgtTGAGTGGTGAgttagagctacaggtgtctctctgtctctctgtctcctcccttcccaatttctctctgtcgccatccaatagtaaatgaataaacatttttaaaaattaggagtggggtggtggtgtgcatgattgagcacacatgttacgatgaACAAgggcctggatttaagcccccagtccccacctgcaggaggaaagatttgtgagttgtgaagctgcaggtgtctctctgtctctccccctctctatcacctccttccttttgatttcttgctgtctctaataaataaataaagataataaaataaaaaaagaaaaattaatgctCTTAAGAAGATActattattctattttatatgaGGAGCTCAGaccttttaaattttacttaggaACTATTAGAGATCCATGATCTGCAGGGATCATAGACCATTTCAGTGAGCCCTAGGGTTCAGAGGAAAtagtgacttaaaaagaaaaaatctcttggggcctggatggtggctcaccaggttaattgcgtgtagttaaaaaaaaaaatctcatggggGGTAGGTGTTGGTGCaactggttgggcacacatgctacaaagtgcaaagacctaagttcgagcccctggtccctacttgcagggggaaagctttgcaagtggtgaagctgtaggtgtctcctccctttcctcttgatttctgacagtctctatccaataaataaagataattaaaaaaaatctcttgtgtGACCTGGAAGTTGGCACACAGTGGGGAAGGTGTCGTAAGgtagactctcaagcctaagaTCATGAATTTGACCTCTGGAATTGcaggtgccagagtggtgctctggttctacctttatctctgtctcctccctgtcatgttaataaataaatttaaaaagtaaaaataaaattttcttgtaCCACTCATTCATTGCAGTGATGCAGCATAATAGTCTTAGGTAAATAGATGAATAGGTGGGTGGGTACATGAACAGATGGATAAGTGTGAGGATGGAGTGGATTTGTAGATAGATGGTTTATTGATGGACCAAATATACAAATTTACTATATTTGGGCTCTTGATAGCTTGGTACACAGCTCACCTCTATTATCACCAATTACTGAAAACAACTGGTGCAAAACACGAAGGAAACTCTTTGACACCTGATATTATGGGTCTATTTATTTAAATGATGCATTATTAATTTACTAACTCTAAAAATTGTTTTCACTTCTTCTCTTTGCCTATTCTAATTCCAGATTGAGGAGCAGATGACTTTGGAAAAACTGCAAGAGTGGACCAAACCTAAGAGCATGAGTTTGATTGACGTCCATGTCTACTTGCCCAAGTTCAAGTTGGAAGAGAGCTACACTCTCAACTCCCACCTGGCCAGCATGGGTGTGGTGGATCTCTTTAACAGTAACAAGGCTGATTTGACTGGCATGTCAGGAGTCAGAGATATTTTCATATCAAAAATTGTCCACAAGTCCTTTGTGGAAGTGAATGAGGAGGGTACAGAGGCAGCGGCTGCCACAGGAGGCATTGCCACCTTTTGTATGCTGATGCCAGAAGAAACGTTCAGGGCTGACCGTCCATTCATTTTCTTCATTCGTCACAATCCCTCAGATACCATATTGTTCTTTGGCAAACTTTCTTCCCCTTAGAAACTGTGGGAACATAAGGTCAGGCATAGGGCCTTATTATCTGCTTTTTTAGATGATGccaatttacatatatttttatcaataaaactgctatcaaacaaaaaatacttattttataaatTCAACCATTTGGCCACTTATAGTCTTTGACTTTGACAcagtatctattttatttatttttatatttaaaaaaatccagtgaTTGTTTAAATTTATCaagcttaaaataaaaaaggagaagaagaagaaaataaaaagaggaagaggaagaaaactcccagagtgggagaaatgttagggaaagatggctAGATGatcctgaaacccaattccactaggaccttgaaagagggaaaaaggaaagatattcagaaatattaataggtgtagctgtgccTTAAAATGCAAAAGTAGGCAGGATCATaggaaataaaagggaaggggggattacatgaaactaaaaagctttgggagggggtagatagcataatggttatgcaaagagactctcatgcctgaggatcctaaatcccaggttcaatcctccacaccactctatgccagagctaatcagtgctctggtaaaaaataattaattataaaattaaaaagaaagaaacaaaatttttTGCACAGTTCTTAGTAGACAGTTTTGTTGGCTGAAAACTGGTTCTTgctagtatttattttaaaaattctattgccATctaggttactgctggagctctgtgcctacaGTATGAACCCACCTCTCCCAACAGCCACTCCCTCCACCACCAACGCCCACCCCGTTTTCTTTatttgggtaagacagagattgagaagggagaggatgatggaaagggagagaaagagaaagagagacactgttgggaaattgtgaggagcctcacaaagcattaagccagctccctctgctccaccctgcatccctgatactatggcctatctacataatcattgttttgcctgaaagatccccacccattccattcctttgatctatcttctttctaccctcaagaccctccctgcctccagcctttctccgcccctttcctatccatttccatttccaacttgccacttctgggtctgccctttaaaagcctgggctctctgatcaatgaaGGTACTGCATTGTCTCGCCACCACGTGTCTGTTTCGGAGTCATCTCCCTCAaatcgctgagtgagtagtagTCCAggctggtcgagttctctccaacccagagaacatgTACCTGGGAAGAGTCACCCCCACGCTAGTCCAGCAACTTACAACACTACttttgccctgcagatggggaccaggggcttgaatcagggtccttgtgcatggtaatgtgtgcactcaatcaggcctGCCACCGCTGAGcccctattttacttttttaatttataaattcagTATGCTAGAGTCTCAACAACAATGTAGAATCAGTCTAGCAGCATAAACACAGGCACCATAGCaaactaaactaaaaatattGGAATCGTTGCATGCAATTTATAAAACACTTTTTTATCATCAAGATGATTAAAGGGAAGGTTAAACATTTCAGCAACTAACActgcatattttaattaaaatgaaatggAAATTCTAGTGATCAGGTGGGGGAgataataatgattatgcaaaagagggttttaaaaaatatttttgtattatctttattgttattatttattatactatttatttattatctttattattttgtattatctttattgttggataggggcagccagaagtcaagagggaagggggtgatagggatagaagcaatactgcttcaccacttgcaaagctttctccctgaagttggggcctggggactcaaacccaggtccttgcacattgtaatgtatgctgaACAAATTGTACCATCACTTGGCCTTTGTGAAAAGAATTTCATACTTGACACTCTGAAATGTCAGGCTCagtcccttacaccaccataagccaaaactatgCAATATTCCTATAAAaatgaaggagagggaaagaaagtaagaaagatgttctaaagataaaaaaaaaaaccataaagaaCCAAACATAAGATTTATTAGTCTATCAGACAGAGATGGCAAAAGAGGAAAGTTGTGAGTTGTTAGATCAGAAGAAATCCATAATTTGTTccagaaatagaaatataagaaaGTGAAAAGGATGAATAATAAAATAGTAGGAGAAGAAAGTCAAAGGAGTCAGTAAGAAGATGTTTCACAGGAAAAGAAGGGATAAGAAAGAACACTAGACAGAGTAATGTGGAAAGAGTTACCATTCATGAAATATGGAAGATGGTTTAGCAGGTAGAGTGGAGGACTGGCATGCCTAAGGCCCAGGGTTCACATCTTGCGCTGTATAACTGTATATGGCAGAGTggtgttctgttctctctctaatcaaatagattaaaaaaaaatttttttttccccctagagtgctgctctactctggtttatagtggtggtaGGTGGTGGTTGAGGCGGgggggagattgaatctggaattgagcctcaggtatgagaatctttttgcataaccattgaactatctcccccacccaattttaaaatctttaaaaaataataaaaagctgcCATTTGAAATGTGTATTCtaaggactgaggagatagcataaaggttatgcaaaaacagtgtccatgcctgaggctctgagctcccaggtttagtccagcacaaaccagagctaagcagtgctttgataaaagcaaagcaaatcaaaacaagcaaataaaaaagaactagatGTGTAgtctaaaacaaattttaaaaagccataaATTCACAGATTCTAGAAGTCCTAGTAAAATCCCAAGCAGGACATTAGAAAAAGATCCATCTCTGGACACATCCTAGTAGAGTTGGATAACTAGGAGATGATCACAAATTAAAtcagatagggagtcaggcagtagtgcagtgggtttagcacacatggcatgaagtgtaaggacctgtgtaaggattccagtttgagcccccggctccccacctgcagggggggtcacttcacaagcggtgaagcaggtctgcaggtgtctatctttctctccccctctctgtcttcccctcctctctccatttctctctgtcctaaatgatgacattaataacaacaataataactacaacaacaataaaaaacaacaagggcaacaaaagagaaaataaacaaagtgaacaaaatattttttaaaaatcagattctttaacaataaataaataaatcagataaaaaaacaaacaaggtacTCATAAAGGAAGAGTAGTTAAAAGGGTAACATGTATGTCAACAGAAATTCTTAAACCCAGAAGATTATAGAatgaataattttataaatttattctaattttttaatccaTCAGTGTATtaggtatctttttatttttattagtattttaataattattaacaaggcTGTGAGATaacgggggtataattccatacagttcgtACCACTAGAGTTCCGTGTCCTATTCCCCGCCATtgcaaacttccctattctttatctctctgggagtatggaccaaaattctttatagggtgcagaaggtggaaggtctggcttctataattgcttctttgcgaacatggatgttggcaggtggatccatacccccagcctgtttctatctttctgtagtggtatagggctctggagaggtgagacttcgggacacaatgttgaggtcatctgcccagggaatcctagtagcatctgcaacttgatggctgaaaggtggtaagacataaagtaggacaaactgtttaataaacaggaacccaaatgcaggaatagagcagatgaaattaggggtctttgtgtgagaagaaactaggaagtctattttaggtatgttgcaAGGGGCCCATAATTTTAggaattttttgcctgagcctgatagctaacacataggtggactaaaaatattgtctgggaagatgttttcagagtttagaataagactagaaagctggattagggcagaaagtagcttttTATATAATTGTAAAAATAACACCAAAACCCAAATCCTGACAACTTAGAATTATTTTATACTCAGGAAAAATATTCTTCAAGATATTTCCAAACAAAAATAGAGGTCATTGTCAGCATATTTCTACTATCTCTCATCCAAATATTCTGAAGAATGTTCGTTATGCAGAGGGAATGTCAGAgttgtaagaaagaaaaagaacaaggaaaatCTTAAATATTGGACATTTTAACGACTGTGATCAGATAAAGCAAAATGATCATTTTTGCTGCATTTCAATTATATTAGTGCAGTGTTGTAGTAGTTCAGTCATATTAGggacagtgttgcagatgtctctcctctctgtctcttgtcctctataaaaataaaaagctgccAGGAATGGTAGGGCATTGCAGGTTCCAAACTCTAGTATTAACACTCTTGGcaacaaaataacaataaataaaagttcttattatattatattttgatTAGCCAGGGATGTCTGTTGCATTGCCTAAAAACAGtcactaaaacaataataaagggAGTTATAACTTGCAAAGTAAGCCAAACAGACTCCCAGGAGGTGTGGCCATAGAATAAgtgggaccaaatcacctctcctcccaagacaacaaataaatacaagaaacccaactgaagtcataatctacagctgaaatttCCTCAGCCTCAGGTGTGGTTGGAGCAAAAAGGGCTGTGGTCCTGGGTTGAAGAACAGccaagtcaaatcagagctctgggcaatGAGGGGgctgagctgcaccattttggtgatttcactttaagtgcagcaagcaagtaacattatTCCTAGTgctagaagaaaagagacaggggcttaaaacctctcaatctttgattcAGGGGtgtctgaatttaaggcaaggacacaacataaaacagggcacttgggagtcaggcggttaagCATGTGAAGCatatgcagtaggttaagcatgtgaagcacaaggaccggctgaaggatcctggttcgagcccctggctccccacctacagggaagtagcttcacaggcggtgaagcaggtctacaggtgtctttctctcaccttttctgtcttcccctccgctctccattcctctttgtcctatccaacaatgatgacatcaataacaacaataataactacaacaacaataaaaaaacaaaaacaaaaaaataaataaatataaaaattaaataaataaaataaatataaataaataaaaaaatatatatttaaaaaaacagggcacttgtgaccacaagacagcccaaagcaaccacttCGAcaccccattccacccacccacccgctgcagatcatacaaacaagagaaacctagagatcacaatagtactacctgctggccatcaaatacaaaaaaaaaaatcaaaagcagagaaacagaactaaacaacCAACTATGTCATACGagccagaaaaaaatgaaacagaggaaacccAAGGAATTATAGATTTAGAGAGACCCTCAGAGACAGACAACACAGAGCTCACTATGAGGAGTCTacaagaaattaagcaagaattaaaaagagcatgttactatggaattaaaacatagGAGAGGGGGtccggtggtggtgcagtgggttaagcgcacgtggtgcaaggcgcaaggaccggcttagggatcccagtttgaggcccggctccccacctgcaggggagtcacttcacaggtggtgaagcaggtctgcagttgtctatctttatctccccctctgtcttcccctcctctctccatttctctctgtcctatccaacaacgaaaaccatcaacaatggtaataataatagccacaacgaggctacaacaacaagggcaacaaaagggggaaagaatggcctccaggagcggtggattcatggtgcaggcactgagcccagcaataaccctggaggaaaaaacaacaacaacaaaacatatgAGAGAGGAACTCATAAAAGAGGTCACTAAGAATCTTCatatcttgaaagaagaacttcagtcagaatttCAGGGATTAAAAGACAcactaactgcaatccatgcccaggtagaaggattaggaagtagatccacacattcagaagaaataatctctaatctagaagatacagccagcccactctttcagttcaaagatgagggagagaaatggttcagaaagactgaagcaattttctgtgaaactgcagactctatcaaaagattgaatataagagtgacaggtattgggagtcgggcggtggcgcagtgggttaagcacgtggcgcaaagcacaaggaccggtgtaaggatcctggttcaaggccccagctccccacctgcaggggagttgcttcacaggcggtaaagcaggtctgcaggtgtctatctttctctccccctctctgtcttcccctcccctctccatttctctctgtcctatccaataacgaacaacatcaa encodes the following:
- the SERPINB1 gene encoding leukocyte elastase inhibitor, coding for MEQLSTANSRFAVELFRTLSEKDPAGNIFFSPYSIASAMAMIYLGAKSSTAAQVAKTLHFDEVKDIHSRFQSLNADINKRGASYILKLANRLYGEKTYNFLPEFLSSTQKMYGAELASVDFQRASEDARKMINEWVKGQTEGKIPELLAAGVVDNTTKLVLVNAIYFKGKWQEQFREEATTEAPFRLSKKDTKVVKMMYQKKKFPLGYIEDLKCRVLELPYKDKELSMIILLPDDTEDEFMDLKKIEEQMTLEKLQEWTKPKSMSLIDVHVYLPKFKLEESYTLNSHLASMGVVDLFNSNKADLTGMSGVRDIFISKIVHKSFVEVNEEGTEAAAATGGIATFCMLMPEETFRADRPFIFFIRHNPSDTILFFGKLSSP